Proteins encoded within one genomic window of Aspergillus nidulans FGSC A4 chromosome VII:
- a CDS encoding PP2C family serine/threonine-protein phosphatase (transcript_id=CADANIAT00009192) codes for MDRSNTVELHAAGAQSAQGARPDQEDEYIILTPGGSPNEIGDSIAFFAVFDGHGTGIVSNHAKEHIPLLLFESDEFRSGNYERAMQAAIDKEDELLLQGFREGQNFFATSGSTASLALVDMKNGVLVVGNIGDSHILMAERDPENGQVKSIERLTTSHKPESADEKARIEKAGGHVHSHHDISRIGSLNMSRALGDLQYKTPLISAAAAPKTEGQKFACAPDPQNVSSQDGAQAGTGRDDFITVEMSFRRIDLHKEKQYLLALTTDGVTNALDDGKIMNGIAEMFNTGSKADEVARKVVDQAASTEYADNATCVTVFLNGTEARLA; via the exons ATGGACAGATCGAATACAGTGGAGCTGCATGCGGCCGGCGCGCAGAGC GCCCAGGGAGCCCGTCCCGATCAAGAAGACGAGTATATAATTCTGACACCTGGGGGAAGCCCGAACGAGATTGGCGATTCAATTGCATTCTTCGCTGTGTTTGACGGGCA TGGCACAGGAATCGTCTCCAACCACGCGAAGGAGCAcatccccctcctcctcttcgaaTCCGACGAGTTCAGGAGTGGCAACTACGAACGGGCTATGCAAGCTGCCATCGACAAAGAGGACGAGCTGCTCCTCCAGGGTTTCCGCGAGGGGCAGAACTTCTTCGCGACGTCTGGGTCTACAGCATCGCTGGCACTGGTTGATATGAAGAATGGCGTCTTGGTAGTCGGGAACATAGGCGACTCGCATATTCTCATGGCAGAGCGGGATCCGGAGAACGGGCAGGTGAAGAGCATT GAACGCCTGACAACCTCGCACAAACCAGAAAGCGCGGACGAGAAAGCACGCATCGAAAAGGCAGGTGGGCATGTACACTCGCATCATGACATCTCACGCATCGGCAGCCTCAATATGTCCCGGGCCCTGGGCGACCTGCAGTACAAGACGCCGCTGATCTCGGCCGCAGCGGCGCCAAAGACGGAGGGCCAGAAGTTTGCTTGTGCACCAGATCCGCAAAATGTGTCTTCACAGGACGGAGCCCAAGCGGGAACAGGGAGAGACGACTTCATTACGGTCGAAATGTCCTTTCGCCGGATTGACTTGCACAAGGAGAAGCAGTATCTCCTCGCCTTGACGACGGATGGAGTCACGAATGCACTGGATGACGGCAAGATCATGAACGGGATTGCGGAGATGTTTAATACAGGCAGTAAGGCGGATGAAGTGGCAAGGAAGGTGGTAGACCAGGCGGCTTCGACGGAGTATGCTGATAATGCGACCTGCGTGACGGTTTTCTTGAATGGGACCGAGGCGAGGTTGGCCTAA
- a CDS encoding DUF2945 domain-containing protein (transcript_id=CADANIAT00009191) → MPRYSNGQMVEYKPVGGRDSNTSKSTGTIKSVLTEPGRQADRNVDASEDSPRYEIENANTGKITTVYEDNILGEA, encoded by the exons ATGCCTCGCTACTCAAACGGCCAGATGGTGGAGTACAAGCCCGTTGGAG GCCGAGACTCCAACACTTCCAAGAGCACTGGCACGATCAAGTCCGTGCTGACTGAGCCTGGCAGACAGGCTGATCGCAACGTCGATGCCAGCGAGGATAGCCCGAGATATGAG ATTGAGAATGCAAACACTGGCAAAATCACCACTGTTTATGAAGACAATATTTTGGGCGAGGCTTAG
- a CDS encoding cell wall mannoprotein 1 family protein (submitted as non-partial;~transcript_id=CADANIAT00009188): protein MKFTGLFTLALATTALATPAKRQSSPADIIDTISSKVDALGSAVSSYSGGDPSDVQSASDNLVSTIRSAVEEVNAGPDLSNSDALALTSPIQDLTDDVEGVIDQLISKKDQFVEAGAGGDVK from the coding sequence ATGAAGTTCACCGGCTTGTTCACCCTGGCTCTGGCCACCACCGCCCTGGCCACCCCGGCCAAGCGCCAGTCCTCTCCCGCTGATATCATCGAcaccatctcctccaaggTCGATGCCCTCGGCTCTGCCGTCAGCTCCTACAGCGGCGGCGACCCCTCTGATGTCCAGTCCGCCTCGGACAACCTCGTCAGCACCATCCGATCTGCCGTCGAGGAGGTCAACGCCGGCCCCGATCTCTCCAACTCGGACGCCCTGGCTCTCACCAGCCCCATCCAGGACCTGACCGATGACGTCGAGGGCGTCATCGACCAGCTCatctccaagaaggaccaGTTCGTtgaggctggtgctggcggcGATGTCAAG
- a CDS encoding DUF3431 domain-containing protein (transcript_id=CADANIAT00009193) — protein MRLSYRIGAAALLVTLVFLVGRLFNFGSQVPRPRTPWVFNVGSRPDPTELASWKSRWSTAESGVNPQNYDSTPIIVPNDRIIVMAKLAAEDTNWVSADLTDWRNYIYVVDDPNAPRHTPMNKGREALAYLQYIVEHYDDLPSTMVFIHSHRDGWPGAWHTDTMDYSNVESVRSLQIDFVQRNGYANLRCQETPGCPDEIRPFRDPPRPGKTAEKYYADAWKALFGNTNVPEVVAAPCCSQFAVSRDQVLKRPLSDYQRYYNWVLTNDLPDDITSRIMEYTWHIIFGQEAVYCPDVFQCYQDVYGDPSFW, from the exons ATGAGACTGTCCTACCGCATCGGGGCGGCCGCCCTCCTTGTCACGCTCGTCTTCCTTGTTGGGCGCCTCTTCAACTTCGGTTCCCAGGTACCACGCCCACGGACGCCCTGGGTCTTTAACGTCGGTAGCAGGCCAGATCCTACCGAACTTGCTTCATGGAAATCGCGATGGTCCACAGCAGAGTCGGGGGTCAACCCGCAGAATTACGATTCAACGCCCATCATCGTCCCCAATGACCGAATTATCGTGATGGCCAAACTGGCCGCGGAGGATACAAACTGGGTCAGCGCCGATCTCACAGA TTGGCGGAACTACATCTACGTCGTCGACGACCCGAACGCGCCCCGTCACACGCCCATGAATAAAGGCCGCGAGGCCCTCGCATACCTCCAGTATATTGTTGAGCATTATGACGACCTTCCTTCTACAATGGTATTTATCCACAGCCACCGCGATGGCTGGCCCGGTGCCTGGCACACGGACACCATGGACTACAGCAACGTGGAGTCGGTCCGGTCGTTACAAATCGACTTTGTGCAGCGCAACGGTTACGCCAATCTTCGGTGCCAGGAAACGCCCGGCTGCCCCGACGAGATCAGGCCGTTCCGCGACCCGCCGCGACCGGGAAAGACCGCGGAGAAGTACTACGCGGATGCGTGGAAGGCGCTGTTTGGAAACACCAACGTCCCCGAGGTTGTTGCCGCCCCGTGCTGCTCGCAGTTCGCGGTGTCGCGCGACCAGGTGCTGAAGCGGCCGCTGAGCGATTACCAGCGATACTACAATTGGGTGCTGACGAACGATCTCCCGGATGACATAACCTCGCGAATAATGGAGTATACATGGCATATTATTTTTGGACAAGAGGCTGTCTA CTGCCCCGACGTCTTCCAGTGTTACCAGGACGTCTACGGCGACCCCTCCTTCTGGTGA
- a CDS encoding uncharacterized protein (transcript_id=CADANIAT00009185): protein MAEETQVLSIQDRIRALKQAQTGTSEAAGSPLSGSQPTAFALRPAPTPSQSNGVSSPPPPYSIRPPPSVGGESLVSNVSQRVSTSDGIATPPPTSRQQQKKPPPLPARKSSSQLAPSLPPRRPSAASIDSVTSDASRSTSTSTGRSTGSTRATTPGSVVKAPPWGVGELPPLPPKRTSTNTSTQSVVSPSRPKPTTSGSNGRLPPPRPTLPPRRSSGQGVLTVSTESSVQPRSVPTLPQRRDKSPSPPADETSGRTQGRRVPPPPPSGAALDKIRGAGLGGLNKKTSGTTTEPAGAPPPVPLGSRPDLSAIQVTKPRIAVSNEAPPAAAAACLKCRDFSAPDAHAARYPRQSLPTHDLGWLARELTTPFISATDKARAIFTWLHHNIDYDTVSFYNNNVKPATPDSTLASGLAVCEGYAKLFATLATHAGLEAKVVSGHGKGYGYAAPAPGAPLPPYSPSGHAWNVVRIDNGQWKLIDPCWGAGHVQGPDMPYVRSFTPAMFTDTNDEFGLKHFPKDRSQFYRDDGRPEITWEEYILGNPNSPLGAAQPMVFGDAKKHSIGDRSFRPAAARISIREPGPMRFQFNLICEHWSLERHSRAKPGLFLLMIHGLDGRQDDRLPLTHWRGSGSGGGGDVWYVDILDPRTLGAPGQKVQLAVLTKFGDLEDARGVTVEEYQRQVGRVGMAWAYIAEWELVV, encoded by the coding sequence ATGGCTGAAGAAACCCAGGTTCTCTCCATCCAAGACCGCATCCGGGCCCTGAAGCAGGCACAAACCGGTACCTCTGAGGCAGCGGGATCGCCGCTCTCGGGATCGCAGCCGACCGCCTTTGCTCTCCGTCCAGCTCCAACTCCTTCACAGTCAAACGGTGTCAGCAGCCCTCCCCCTCCTTATAGTATCCGACCGCCACCATCGGTAGGAGGAGAGTCTCTGGTGTCCAATGTTTCGCAGCGCGTCTCAACATCGGACGGCATCGCGACTCCGCCGCCCACCTCTAGGCAACAGCAAAAAAAGCCCCCACCGCTGCCCGCCCGCAAAAGCTCGAGCCAACTCGCCCCATCGCTGCCACCTCGGAGACCGTCTGCAGCGTCTATCGACTCGGTAACGTCTGATGCGTCTCGATCGACATCTACGAGCACAGGAAGGTCAACGGGGAGCACTAGAGCTACAACACCAGGGTCGGTCGTGAAGGCGCCGCCATGGGGCGTTGGAGAGCTTCCCCCGTTGCCGCCGAAGCGAACGAGCACGAACACCAGCACGCAGTCCGTTGTATCGCCATCGAGGCCGAAACCTACCACATCGGGGAGCAATGGGCGGTTGCCGCCTCCGCGACCGACGCTTCCGCCTCGTCGGTCTTCCGGCCAGGGTGTGTTGACCGTTTCGACGGAGAGCAGTGTTCAGCCGCGGTCGGTTCCAACACTGCCTCAGAGGCGTGACAAGTCTCCCAGTCCCCCAGCTGATGAGACAAGCGGGCGGACTCAGGGTAGACGGGTCCCTCCACCGCCTCCATCGGGAGCTGCATTGGACAAGATCAGAGGGGCAGGGCTTGGAGGACTGAACAAGAAGACATCGGGCACTACCACAGAGCCTGCCGGTGCACCACCGCCAGTGCCTTTGGGGTCTCGTCCAGACCTCTCTGCGATCCAGGTGACAAAGCCACGCATTGCTGTATCAAACGAGGCGCCGCCTGCGGCCGCAGCGGCGTGCTTGAAATGTCGCGACTTCTCTGCGCCTGACGCACATGCCGCGCGGTATCCGAGACAGTCGCTGCCGACCCACGATCTTGGGTGGCTAGCCAGGGAACTCACCACGCCCTTTATTTCGGCCACTGACAAGGCTCGGGCCATCTTTACATGGCTGCATCATAACATAGACTACGATACAGTGTCGTTCTACAATAATAATGTAAAGCCAGCTACGCCTGACAGCACTCTTGCCTCAGGACTGGCCGTATGCGAGGGGTACGCGAAACTATTTGCTACGCTAGCTACTCATGCGGGCCTAGAAGCCAAGGTGGTCTCTGGTCACGGCAAGGGCTACGGCTACGCCGCCCCGGCGCCCGGCGCACCTCTCCCACCCTACTCTCCCAGTGGACACGCCTGGAACGTAGTCCGCATCGACAACGGGCAGTGGAAACTGATCGACCCGTGCTGGGGTGCCGGACACGTCCAAGGGCCAGACATGCCGTACGTCCGCAGCTTCACGCCCGCAATGTTCACCGATACGAACGACGAGTTCGGGCTCAAGCATTTCCCCAAGGACCGCTCGCAATTCTACCGCGACGACGGCCGGCCCGAGATCACCTGGGAAGAGTACATTCTGGGGAACCCGAACTCACCTCTTGGGGCCGCGCAGCCGATGGTCTTTGGCGACGCAAAGAAACACAGTATCGGCGACCGGTCGTTCCGGCCGGCTGCGGCCCGGATCTCGATTCGGGAGCCGGGACCCATGCGTTTCCAGTTTAACCTGATCTGCGAGCACTGGTCGCTGGAACGACACAGTCGTGCTAAGCCGGGGTTGTTCTTGCTCATGATCCATGGCTTGGACGGTAGGCAAGACGACCGGCTCCCGTTGACACACTGGCGAGGGTCTGGGtccggcggcggaggcgaTGTATGGTATGTCGACATCTTGGACCCGCGAACGCTGGGCGCGCCGGGGCAGAAAGTGCAGCTGGCGGTATTGACGAAGTTTGGCGACTTGGAAGATGCACGTGGAGTGACGGTGGAGGAGTATCAGCGACAGGTCGGCCGGGTGGGGATGGCGTGGGCGTACATTGCAGAATGGGAGCTCGTGGTGTGA
- a CDS encoding amino acid permease (transcript_id=CADANIAT00009186), translating into MALWKDQTSQIQNEVDEASPGSNHDYDHDPLTAPLKRKLHSRHLQMIAIGGIIGPGLLVGSGKAFSEGGPAGVLISFSLVGIIVYFVMQALGEMATAIPVTGSFTEYAQRFVDDSLAFGLGWAYWYLWVTVLANEYNAVSLVIMYWTDAVPQWAWILIFWILFLGLANFGVRAYGEMEFWLSLIKVLALIVFFILAICISTGGIGGDVIGFKYWHNPGAFADSINGVARTFVVAGTLYAGTEMVGITAGESSNPQKAVPIAIRQVFWRILVFYIGTMFFIGILMPYTEPQLLNSSSYGANSPLTIALSSAGILPAAHLINALIVVSVISAGIGSLYVASRTILFMARNGKAPKILGRTNAAGVPWVAIIFSNIFTCIVFLTLGESAGKVYNALITLSGVATFLVWTSICIAHIRFRAALTAQGQSPSTLPFRAALYPYGTYFALVLNIFMIFFQGYTAFLNPFSSDDFVINYILLPVFVLFVVGWKVWHKTKIVRLEDMDIWTGRRERAPEVEESSRWKGKGWREKVWRGVVG; encoded by the exons ATGGCGCTCTGGAAAGACCAGACTTCTCAGATACAGAATGAAGTCGACGAGGCGTCGCCCGGCTCCAACCATGACTACGACCACGACCCGTTAACCGCACCGCTGAAGCGCAAGCTACACTCTCGGCATCTGCAGATGATTGCTATTGGAG GAATCATCGGGCCCGGTTTATTGGTTGGATCAGGGAAAGCCTTCAGCGAAGGCGGTCCAGCGGGCGTGCTCATCAGCTTCTCGCTCGTTGGGATTATCGTTTATTTCGTCAT GCAAGCACTCGGTGAAATGGCGACCGCGATCCCAGTCACCGGCTCCTTTACAGAGTACGCGCAGCGCTTCGTGGATGACTCGCTCGCGTTCGGGCTCGGGTGGGCGTACTGGTATCTCTGGGTGACGGTCCTCGCGAACGAGTACAACGCCGTCTCGCTGGTCATAATGTACTGGACCGATGCGGTCCCGCAATGGGCCTggatcctcatcttctggatTCTGTTTTTAGGGCTGGCGAATTTTGGGGTGCGCGCGTATGGCGAAATGGAGTTTTGGCTGTCATT AATCAAAGTCCTCGCGCTCAttgttttcttcatcttggcCATCTGCATCAGCACTGGCGGCATTGGTGGCGACGTCATCGGGTTCAAGTACTGGCATAATCCCGGAGCGTTTGCGGACTCGATCAACGGCGTTGCCAGAACGTTTGTCGTTGCGGGGACATTGTATGCGGGGACTGAAAT GGTCGGCATCACGGCCGGAGAATCCAGCAATCCCCAAAAGGCCGTCCCCATCGCAATCCGCCAGGTCTTCTGGCGCATACTCGTCTTCTACATCG GAACAAtgttcttcatcggcatCTTGATGCCCTACACCGAACCCCAACTTCTCAACTCCTCCTCCTACGGCGCAAACTCTCCCCTGACGatcgccctctcctccgccggaATCCTCCCCGCCGCACATCTCATCAACGCCCTCATCGTAGTGAGTGTCATCTCGGCCGGGATCGGCTCGCTGTACGTCGCGTCACGCACAATCCTATTCATGGCGCGGAATGGCAAAGCACCCAAGATCCTGGGCCGCACAAACGCAGCCGGCGTGCCCTGGGTTGCGATCATCTTCTCAAATATCTTCACCTGCATCGTCTTTCTGACGCTCGGCGAAAGCGCGGGGAAGGTTTATAATGCGCTGATCACGCTATCGGGAGTAGCCACCTTCCTCGTCTGGACGTCCATCTGCATAGCGCATATTCGCTTTCGGGCTGCCCTAACAGCGCAGGGTCAATCGCCGTCAACGCTCCCCTTCCGGGCGGCGCTGTATCCCTACGGGACTTATTTTGCTCTGGTTCTCAATATCTTTATGATTTTTTTCCAGGGGTACACGGCGTTCCTGAACCCGTTCAGTTCGGACGACTTTGTGATAAACTATATCCTCTTGCCGGTGTTTGTGCTGTTTGTTGTTGGTTGGAAAGTTTGGCATAAAACGAAGATTGTCAGACTCGAAGATATGGATATCTGGACGGgcaggagggagagggcgCCTGAGGTGGAAGAGAGCAGCAGGTGGAAAGGGAaggggtggagggagaaggtCTGGAGGGGGGTTGTTGGGTGA
- a CDS encoding putative short chain dehydrogenase (transcript_id=CADANIAT00009189), producing the protein MDNAKIVLITGANTGIGYQVVRALYSADKPYSVIVAARSLSKAQDAIRAIQAEFPASSNKLTPLVIDVESDESIEKAYEEVQAAFEKLDALVNNAGAQFDPLIASKKLTPREAWNKSWDVNVTGAQVLTLTFVPLLLKSADPRLLFVTSGTSILSRNEGIALPVDRSPEAGWPKSKTAIDVASYRSAKTGLNMMMREWERTLKNDGVKVFAISPGFLATGLGGLGAEALRKFGAGEPDAAGPLFRDVIEGRRDADAGRIVKKDGVQEW; encoded by the exons ATGGATAACGCAAAGATCGTGCTCATCACAGGCGCCAACACCGGCATTGGCTACCAGGTCGTGCGAGCCCTCTACAGCGCCGACAAGCCCTACAGCGTCATCGTCGCTGCGCGATCGCTCTCCAAGGCGCAGGATGCCATCCGTGCCATCCAGGCCGAGTTTCCTGCCTCGTCCAATAAGCTCACGCCGCTAGTTATCGATGTCGAGTCGGACGAGTCAATTGAGAAGGCGTACGAGGAGGTGCAGGCTGCATTCGAGAAACTGGATGCGCTTGTTAACAATGCAG GCGCTCAGTTTGATCCCCTCATCGCCAGCAAGAAACTCACCCCCCGTGAAGCCTGGAACAAGTCATGGGACGTCAACGTCACCGGCGCCCAGGTCCTGACGCTAACATTCGTCCCGCTCTTGCTTAAGAGCGCCGATCCGCGCCTCCTCTTTGTCACATCCGGCACCTCCATACTCAGCCGCAACGAGGGCATCGCTCTCCCCGTCGACCGCTCCCCCGAGGCCGGGTGGCCCAAGAGCAAGACGGCGATCGACGTGGCCTCCTACCGCAGCGCGAAGACAGGTCTGAACATGATGATGCGCGAGTGGGAGCGGACGCTGAAGAATGACGGGGTGAAGGTATTTGCGATTAGTCCCGGGTTTTTGGCGACTGGGTTGGGCGGGCTCGGCGCTGAAGCGCTGAGGAAGTTTGGGGCGGGCGAGCCCGATGCTGCGGGACCGTTGTTTCGCGACGTGATTGAGGGGAGGAGGGATGCAGATGCCGGCAGGATTGTCAAGAAGGATGGGGTGCAGGAGTGGTGA
- a CDS encoding uncharacterized protein (transcript_id=CADANIAT00009187) yields the protein MYMRIRICAQCCAQSSAITGLPLLAPLLFSRPLCRFITLTPLVLTLSQPQVSCPVFCPTPSSLPMYAVAPVMGISRHVGDHLPLNQATVR from the coding sequence ATGTATATGCGAATCCGTATTTGTGCGCAGTGCTGTGCTCAATCCTCAGCGATTACGGGCTTGCCACTTCTGGCACCATTGCTGTTTTCTAGACCGCTGTGCCGGTTCATTACTCTCACTCCATTGGTGCTGACCTTATCCCAACCTCAAGTCTCATGTCCAGTGTTCTGCCCAACACCCAGCAGTCTTCCAATGTATGCAGTCGCTCCAGTAATGGGTATCTCGCGTCATGTGGGAGACCATCTGCCTCTGAACCAAGCAACAGTAAGATAA
- a CDS encoding sugar porter family MFS transporter (transcript_id=CADANIAT00009184), with amino-acid sequence MAIGNIYVIAAIAVIGGGLFGFDISSMSAIINTDAYLCYFQQGPLKTNDKGEQVCSGPTADVQGGITAAMPGGSWLGALVSGFLSDIFGRKTTIQIGSVIWCIGSIIVCAAQNIPMLIVGRIINGFSVGICSAQVPVYISELAPPTKRGRLVGLQQWAITWGIMIMFYISYGTSYIDGTAAFRIPWGLQMIPAVLLFFGMMVLPESPRWLARKDRWEECLAVLTLVHGHGDPNAPFVVREYEEIKAMCEFERNNADVSYLELIKPNMINRTHVGVFTQIWSQLTGMNVMMYYITYVFAMAGLQGNNLLVSSSIQYVINVVMTIPAILWVDRWGRRPTLLLGAAGMLAFLFANGGLMSSYGHPAPPGGLDGIEQQSWIVRGPPSKAVIACTYLFVAVYAISWGPVSWVYPPELFPLRVRGKANALCTSSNWAFNFALAYFVPPAFVNIQWKVYIIFGVFCTAMFLHVFFMFPETAGKTLEDVEGIFTNPAGIKYIGTPAWKTKNERGRAAMLEQTGFDVDEEKRAEAVAVHEESQPK; translated from the exons ATGGCCATCGGCAACATCTACGTGATCGCGGCCATCGCCGTCATTGGCGGTGGTCTTTTCGGTTTTGATATCTCTTCTATGTCTGCCATCATCAACACAG ACGCATATCTGTGCTACTTCCAACAAGGCCCCTTAAAAACCAATGACAAGGGGGAGCAAGTGTGCAGTGGTCCTACTGCTGACGTCCAGGGTGGTATCACCGCGGCCATGCCCGGTGGCTCCTGGCTCGGTGCGCTGGTTTCGGGGTTCCTGTCTGATATTTTTGGCCGCAAGACGACGATCCAGATCGGGTCTGTTATTTG GTGCATTGGCTCCATCATCGTTTGCGCCGCGCAGAACATCCCTATGCTCATTGTCGGCCGCATCATCAACGGATTCAGTGTCGGAATCTGCTCTGCTCAGGTTCCCGTCTACATTTCTGAACTG GCACCACCCACCAAACGTGGCCGCCTCGTCGGGCTCCAGCAGTGGGCCATCACTTGGGGCATCATGATCATGTTCTACATCTCCTACGGAACCAGCTATATCGACGGTACAGCCGCCTTCCGCATCCCTTGGGGTCTGCAAATGATCCCGgccgtcctcctcttcttcggcatgATGGTCCTTCCTGAATCCCCCCGCTGGCTCGCCCGCAAAGACCGCTGGGAAGAGTGTCTTGCGGTTCTCACCCTCGTCCACGGACATGGCGATCCCAACGCTCCCTTCGTCGTTCGCGAATACGAGGAAATTAAGGCAATGTGCGAATTTGAGCGCAACAATGCCGACGTCAGCTACCTCGAACTTATCAAGCCGAACATGATCAACCGCACACATGTCGGTGTCTTCACGCAGATCTGGTCCCAACTGACCGGAATGAACGTCATGATGTACTACATTACCTATGTCTTCGCTATGGCTGGACTCCAGGGGAACAACCTCCTCGTGTCGAGCTCCATCCAGTACGTTATTAACGTCGTTATGACCATCCCTGCCATTCTTTGGGTCGACCGCTGGGGCCGCCGCCCtaccctcctcctcggcgctgCCGGAATGCTCGCATTCCTGTTTGCCAATGGCGGTCTCATGTCTAGCTACGGACACCCCGCTCCCCCCGGCGGCCTCGACGGCATCGAGCAGCAAAGCTGGATCGTGCGCGGTCCCCCCTCCAAAGCCGTCATCGCCTGCACCTACCTCTTCGTCGCGGTGTACGCGATCTCCTGGGGTCCTGTGTCTTGGGTGTACCCGCCCGAGCTGTTCCCGCTCCGCGTCCGCGGCAAAGCCAACGCCCTCTGCACCTCGTCTAACTGGGCCTTCAACTTCGCGCTCGCGTACTTCGTTCCACCGGCGTTCGTAAACATCCAGTGGAAGGTATACATCATTTTCGGTGTCTTCTGCACGGCCATGTTCCTGCATGTCTTCTTCATGTTCCCCGAGACGGCAGGTAAGACCCTCGAAGATGTAGAGGGCATTTTCACGAATCCGGCTGGGATCAAGTACATTGGAACGCCGGcttggaagacgaagaatgaACGGGGTCGTGCCgcgatgctggagcagacTGGCTTTGATgtcgatgaggagaagagagcgGAGGCTGTTGCCGTGCATGAGGAGTCCCAGCCGAAATGA
- a CDS encoding zinc-dependent alcohol dehydrogenase (transcript_id=CADANIAT00009190) has protein sequence MAATQAANLVEKAVGHSGTATVTTDISNYNNEHGVETGEKIRATVWQGKNSVGIVEMPKPRVVDAGDVIVRVTGSTVCGSDLHLYHGVIPQLQKGDVLGHECCGVIESVGPESTKYKPGQRVVVSFPIACGTCKRCKAQLYSQCENTNENTITNAMYGKRTAGIFGYSHFTGGFAGGQAEYLRVPYGDVNLLPIPDDVPDEKALFLSDVISTSWHCVVDTGVNKGDIVAVWGAGPIGQMAVDFAFYHGAERVILIDGGDGAWRLEYVKSKLPKVEVIDFTNLPKGESVSSHLRKITDHNLDVCLECVGGEYAKGWIHFFEQMVGAETDTSEIVNEMITAVRPFGRVGLTGVYAGYTNHFNIGSLMQTGVRLIGNGQAPVQKYWGDLMNLIQKGDIDPLRMVSHRFRLEDIDKVYSLFNERNGGVQKVYLETRHSAPAAKEGPQLTKLE, from the exons ATGGCCGCGACTCAGGCCGCCAATCTCGTCGAAAAGGCTGTCGGCCATAGTGGCACTGCCACCGTCAccacagatatcagcaactACAACAATGAGCATGGCGTCGAGACGGGCGAGAAGATCCGCGCGACGGTGTGGCAGGGGAAGAATAGCGTTGGAATTG TCGAAATGCCGAAACCCCGAGTTGTTGACGCAGGAGATGTCATTGTTCGTGTGACGGGGAGTACAGTCTGCGGCAGTGATCTGCATCTATACCACG GCGTTATCCCTCAACTCCAGAAAGGCGACGTTCTGGGCCACGAATGTTGTGGCGTCATTGAATCCGTTGGCCCCGAGTCTACAAAGTACAAGCCGGGCCAGCGCGTCGTTGTCTCCTTCCCAATCGCCTGCGGCACCTGCAAACGCTGCAAAGCGCAACTCTACAGCCAGTGCGAGAACACCAACGAGAATACCATCACCAATGCCATGTACGGTAAACGCACGGCCGGCATTTTCGGGTACAGCCATTTCACCGGCGGTTTCGCGGGCGGGCAGGCAGAGTACCTGCGTGTGCCGTACGGCGACGTCAACCTGTTGCCGATTCCAGACGATGTACCTGATGAGAAGGCGCTGTTTCTCAGTGACGTTATCAGCACGAGCTGGCATTGTGTCGTGGATACGGGGGTCAACAAGGGGGACATTGTTGCTGTTTGGGGCGCTGGTCCAATTGGCCAGATGGCGGTGGATTTTGCCTTCTACCATGGCGCAGAAAGGGTCATTCTGATTGATGGGGGCGACGGCGCATGGAGGCTGGAGTATGTGAAGAGCAAACTGCCGAAGGTCGAGGTTATTGACTTCACGAACCTGCCCAAGGGGGAGTCGGTTTCGTCGCACCTGCGCAAAATCACCGATCACAATCTGGACGTCTGCCTGGAATGCGTGGGTGGAGAGTACGCCAAGGGCTGGATTCACTTTTTCGAGCAGATGGTAGGTGCTGAGACGGACACGTCGGAGATTGTCAACGAGATGATTACGGCTGTGCGGCCGTTTGGACGAGTAGGCCTTACCGGAGTGTATGCTGGCTAC ACAAATCACTTCAACATCGGCTCGCTCATGCAGACCGGCGTGCGACTTATTGGGAATGGCCAGGCCCCTGTGCAGAAATACTGGGGCGATCTGATGAACCTCATCCAGAAGGGTGATATCGACCCGCTACGTATGGTCAGTCACCGCTTCAGGCTGGAGGATATCGACAAGGTGTATTCCTTGTTCAACGAGCGGAACGGGGGCGTACAGAAGGTTTACCTGGAGACTAGGCATTCGGCGCCTGCGGCGAAGGAGGGACCGCAATTGACGAAGTTGGAGTAA